The Natronoglycomyces albus genome has a segment encoding these proteins:
- a CDS encoding transposase family protein — protein sequence MHTAIGDKGYQATPCLTPYKNYRNQPLTTAQQQVNSQINKLRAPVERAIAQPKN from the coding sequence GTGCACACTGCCATCGGAGACAAAGGCTACCAAGCAACACCATGCCTAACCCCGTACAAGAACTATCGAAACCAGCCACTCACCACCGCACAACAACAGGTGAACTCCCAGATCAATAAACTCCGCGCCCCCGTTGAACGTGCCATCGCCCAACCAAAAAACTGA
- a CDS encoding transposase family protein, translated as MQVHGITGLEESVFYLVVEEVAIHLEHQWEATSGRQRSLDLPAAVAITLAYLRHNLTQRFLASTFNVHQATIFGTITTLTPPIAEALTPMIPTKEEARSTAHGTVVLINGTLCPTRS; from the coding sequence TTGCAGGTTCACGGTATCACGGGCCTTGAAGAATCAGTGTTTTACCTGGTGGTGGAAGAAGTGGCGATTCATCTGGAACATCAGTGGGAGGCGACATCAGGACGACAGAGGTCCCTAGACCTACCAGCAGCAGTAGCGATCACGCTCGCCTACCTTCGCCATAACCTCACCCAACGCTTTCTAGCCTCCACGTTCAACGTTCATCAAGCCACCATCTTTGGCACCATCACCACACTCACACCCCCCATCGCCGAGGCACTCACCCCCATGATCCCCACCAAGGAAGAAGCCCGATCAACCGCACACGGCACCGTCGTTCTCATCAACGGAACCCTGTGTCCGACCCGGTCATAG
- a CDS encoding MalY/PatB family protein: protein MTTADEMATLRRRTSEKWAAYPDDVLPMFVAEMDFPLAPAIKTTLQAALERGDTGYVNARDASAAEAFARFAADTWGWSPSPQRMGYTTDVSVVIVEALRRLIGPGDGVIINPPTYPPFFDLVPEAGGTVVEVPLRDDEQTYSLDLEGIDQALAAGARAVLLCSPHNPVGLVHSRQRLLELSRIVARHDAVVVSDEIHAPLTHHGVTFTPYLTVSDEARAHGIAAESGSKAFNLAGLKGALFVAESDRMTQLIRSLPEEVTARAGLFGLMATREGFDHGREWLAATLATIENNFALLQKELATKLPQARLRSASATYLAWLDLRGVGWGEDPAAFALEHAKVALLPGHAFGAEGAGYARMNLACAPETITEAIDRMARAHNSQG, encoded by the coding sequence ATGACCACTGCCGATGAAATGGCCACCTTGAGGAGACGAACCAGCGAAAAGTGGGCTGCCTACCCGGACGACGTTCTGCCCATGTTCGTGGCCGAAATGGACTTCCCCCTCGCCCCCGCCATCAAAACCACCCTGCAAGCGGCACTCGAGCGAGGCGACACCGGATATGTCAACGCGCGTGACGCTAGCGCCGCCGAAGCCTTCGCGCGCTTCGCCGCCGATACTTGGGGATGGTCCCCCTCCCCACAGCGCATGGGCTACACGACCGATGTCAGCGTCGTCATCGTCGAAGCCCTGCGCCGACTGATAGGCCCCGGCGACGGCGTCATCATCAACCCGCCGACGTACCCACCATTCTTCGACCTGGTGCCCGAAGCTGGCGGCACCGTGGTCGAGGTTCCGCTTCGCGACGACGAGCAAACCTACAGTTTGGACCTAGAGGGAATCGACCAGGCATTGGCCGCCGGTGCCCGCGCGGTGCTGCTGTGCAGCCCTCACAACCCGGTCGGCCTCGTCCACTCACGCCAGAGGCTTCTCGAGCTCTCCCGCATCGTCGCCCGGCATGATGCTGTCGTGGTCAGCGACGAGATTCATGCTCCCCTGACCCATCACGGCGTCACGTTCACCCCATACCTGACCGTGTCTGACGAAGCACGTGCGCACGGCATCGCGGCTGAGTCTGGAAGTAAGGCCTTCAACCTAGCCGGACTCAAAGGCGCGCTGTTCGTCGCCGAGTCGGACCGCATGACCCAGCTGATCCGTTCCCTGCCTGAAGAAGTCACCGCCCGGGCGGGCCTTTTCGGTCTCATGGCCACACGTGAAGGTTTCGACCACGGGCGCGAATGGCTCGCTGCCACGCTCGCGACCATCGAGAACAACTTTGCCCTTCTACAAAAGGAACTAGCGACCAAGCTGCCCCAGGCGCGGCTTCGTTCCGCTTCGGCCACCTACTTGGCTTGGCTCGACCTGCGTGGGGTCGGTTGGGGTGAGGACCCGGCCGCCTTCGCACTCGAACACGCCAAGGTCGCCCTATTGCCCGGGCATGCCTTCGGAGCCGAAGGCGCCGGGTATGCCCGCATGAATCTGGCCTGCGCGCCTGAGACGATCACCGAGGCGATCGATCGAATGGCGCGGGCTCACAACAGCCAAGGCTGA
- a CDS encoding dihydrofolate reductase family protein, whose translation MPKVFTHMTMSLDGYIAQPDDQVGELFEWYEAGEVVVPGGDEANSFRVDAAGAEVLSDLIGNTGALITGRRLFDIAQGWNDQHPVGAPVIVVTHRPDDEAEKWPNTTFVDGIAPAIAQAKELAGGKDVVIASANVAQQALALGAVDEVCVSLVPVLFGEGIPYFSRLDDGHLLLEDPIVVQGKRALHLRYPVRR comes from the coding sequence ATGCCCAAAGTCTTTACTCACATGACGATGTCTCTCGATGGCTACATCGCGCAGCCAGACGACCAGGTGGGTGAGCTCTTCGAATGGTATGAGGCCGGAGAGGTGGTCGTGCCGGGGGGCGACGAAGCCAACTCCTTCCGCGTCGATGCGGCAGGGGCGGAGGTATTGAGCGACCTGATCGGCAACACCGGGGCGCTCATCACCGGCCGGCGACTGTTCGATATTGCCCAGGGATGGAACGATCAGCATCCAGTTGGGGCCCCCGTTATCGTGGTCACGCATCGGCCTGATGACGAGGCCGAAAAATGGCCGAACACCACCTTCGTGGATGGCATCGCGCCAGCGATTGCGCAGGCGAAGGAGCTCGCTGGTGGCAAAGACGTTGTCATCGCCAGTGCCAACGTGGCGCAGCAGGCACTCGCGCTCGGGGCGGTGGACGAGGTTTGCGTCAGTCTAGTGCCGGTGCTCTTTGGCGAGGGCATCCCCTATTTTTCCCGCCTTGACGATGGCCACCTACTGCTTGAAGATCCGATTGTCGTTCAAGGAAAGCGGGCCCTTCACCTTCGGTATCCGGTACGTCGATAG
- a CDS encoding thioesterase family protein gives MFYFDRLDAHTLRPTEHVSGAWAVKDQHIAPALGLMAHEVETDRDRRRDDGLRLSRLSYDILGPLPMEQFTIDTKVLRPGRTIELVECTITHAGRPTVVLRAWLMSTSDTSILEGTAYPRLRAPLEMPTWDPASIWQGGFIASAQVRREQIEPGRAQFWVNTDVPLLAEPVSPLARAAGMFDVANGLTVRVSPEEVAFPNVDLTAHLFRSPMDGWIGYDTTVSFGPQGHGLTHSTMHDEAGPFGVVSQSLTVRPLNP, from the coding sequence ATGTTCTACTTCGACCGCCTCGACGCGCACACCCTTCGACCCACCGAGCATGTCAGCGGGGCATGGGCGGTCAAGGACCAACACATCGCGCCAGCTTTGGGCCTGATGGCCCACGAGGTGGAAACCGACCGCGACCGACGCCGCGACGACGGGCTTCGCCTCTCCAGGTTGTCCTACGACATCCTCGGCCCCCTGCCCATGGAGCAGTTCACCATTGACACGAAAGTGCTTCGGCCCGGGCGCACCATCGAACTTGTCGAATGCACCATCACGCACGCGGGCCGCCCGACAGTCGTATTGCGGGCGTGGCTCATGTCGACCAGCGACACTTCCATACTGGAGGGCACTGCGTACCCGCGTCTGCGCGCTCCCCTCGAAATGCCCACCTGGGACCCGGCCTCGATCTGGCAGGGTGGCTTTATCGCCTCAGCCCAGGTGCGCCGCGAACAGATCGAACCGGGTCGGGCCCAGTTCTGGGTCAACACCGACGTGCCCTTGCTCGCCGAACCCGTTAGCCCGCTGGCACGCGCCGCAGGCATGTTCGACGTCGCCAATGGTTTGACGGTGCGTGTCTCTCCCGAAGAGGTCGCCTTTCCCAATGTCGACCTGACCGCGCACCTGTTCCGTAGCCCCATGGATGGGTGGATCGGTTACGACACCACCGTGTCATTCGGGCCACAGGGTCACGGCCTAACCCACAGCACGATGCACGACGAGGCGGGGCCGTTCGGGGTCGTCTCGCAAAGCCTGACGGTACGGCCCCTTAACCCCTAG
- a CDS encoding TetR/AcrR family transcriptional regulator, with protein MATRSDQRKQRLRQATMDEIRTTARRLLVERGANAVTINAVARDMGLSGPALYHYYAGHEELVEALVAQFYGELTSALIQARDQRASETPVARLLEVCRAMRTWVVAHPAEFNWIFTKPVPSTLDDSERERAGARFEGVFLDLFVQIWREAPFPVPELEGLDASVREQLAVYVAERGDCLPVAAAHVFLTCWTRLYGLLCMEALGQLDFAFTDVEPVFEQTLREIVEGLNGEYAPPR; from the coding sequence ATGGCAACGCGATCAGACCAACGCAAGCAGCGCCTGCGGCAAGCCACGATGGACGAAATACGCACCACCGCGCGGCGATTGCTGGTCGAACGCGGCGCAAACGCCGTCACCATCAACGCCGTCGCCCGGGACATGGGCCTGAGCGGACCAGCGCTATATCACTACTACGCGGGGCATGAGGAGCTAGTTGAAGCGCTGGTGGCCCAGTTCTATGGCGAACTGACCAGTGCTTTGATCCAGGCGCGCGACCAGAGGGCGTCCGAGACGCCAGTCGCCAGGCTGCTGGAAGTCTGCCGGGCCATGCGGACCTGGGTGGTGGCGCATCCCGCCGAGTTCAACTGGATCTTTACCAAGCCAGTGCCCAGTACCCTGGACGATTCCGAGCGCGAACGGGCCGGGGCGCGATTCGAAGGCGTATTCCTGGACCTGTTCGTGCAGATATGGCGCGAGGCGCCCTTTCCCGTGCCTGAACTAGAGGGCTTGGACGCGTCGGTGCGAGAACAGCTGGCCGTCTATGTCGCCGAGCGCGGAGATTGCCTGCCCGTAGCAGCGGCGCACGTGTTCCTCACCTGCTGGACCCGTCTATACGGGCTGCTGTGCATGGAGGCCCTGGGCCAGCTCGACTTCGCCTTCACTGACGTCGAACCGGTCTTCGAACAGACATTGCGCGAGATTGTGGAGGGGCTAAACGGGGAGTATGCTCCGCCGCGCTGA
- a CDS encoding siderophore-interacting protein codes for MNSRPSTRTATRRNPLARLLSDHYAQGTVTEVDMVTATMVRVRIHSEEVPNWDYTPGQHVRVQINDPLSLYGIFRPGETLRTYTIWDRSVEKCEFELRAHLYGGDGIGLSWLRNVAVGDELTYWGPQGDFAVKNAQFHLFAVEETGACGIAPLLRELPAQAQVYGVIESASPDDEPPVPGPHRLGRAYRGTASAASSEVLLAAVKQLDLPTDGGAAYLVGEARTCQAIRSHLLNDRGWDRKAIIVKPFWTPGKRGLHH; via the coding sequence GTGAATAGCCGACCATCCACCCGCACCGCAACCCGCCGCAACCCGCTGGCGCGGCTGCTGTCCGACCACTACGCTCAGGGAACCGTCACCGAGGTCGACATGGTGACCGCGACCATGGTGCGGGTCCGCATTCATTCTGAGGAGGTGCCCAACTGGGATTACACCCCTGGCCAACATGTGCGGGTGCAGATCAACGACCCGCTGTCGCTCTACGGGATCTTTCGCCCCGGCGAGACGCTACGCACCTACACGATCTGGGACCGGTCGGTAGAAAAGTGCGAGTTCGAGCTACGCGCGCACCTGTACGGTGGCGACGGAATCGGCCTATCGTGGCTGCGCAATGTCGCTGTGGGCGATGAACTCACCTACTGGGGGCCGCAGGGAGACTTTGCGGTCAAGAACGCGCAGTTCCACCTCTTCGCGGTCGAGGAAACCGGCGCCTGCGGAATCGCTCCGCTGTTGCGCGAACTACCCGCCCAGGCACAGGTGTACGGCGTCATCGAAAGTGCTTCCCCAGACGATGAGCCTCCGGTTCCAGGGCCGCACCGCCTAGGCCGTGCTTACCGAGGAACGGCGTCGGCCGCCTCCTCAGAAGTGCTGCTAGCGGCGGTGAAGCAACTTGACCTCCCCACCGATGGAGGGGCCGCCTACCTGGTGGGAGAGGCACGAACCTGTCAGGCCATCCGCTCCCACTTGCTCAATGACCGCGGCTGGGACCGCAAAGCCATCATTGTCAAACCATTCTGGACCCCAGGCAAACGCGGCTTGCACCATTGA
- a CDS encoding aminoglycoside phosphotransferase family protein: MITAEELVKQGSALHDRFGTERADAFGQALPALVDDLTRGWRVQIESLYSSGATSIALAVSSQEHGLAVLKLSPDTEFLARQVTMLRHLADTGRVPQIFAHDPSAGGVLMERIIPGDEVGSTQPRPTLEDWASLLRDLHGAPTAGVTDTLRARCEDMIERISDRQRKPSVRDHVPDKLWNRIVEACRELLRTDREKVVIHGDLHLGNVLHGGKRGLVAIDPKMCVGDRCFDMVDFVAAEGGPTEMTARAHRLAQLTEIDPARLLRWSHVNAVVTAISSLTWRAPSRRTEDLLAFARAGLAD; encoded by the coding sequence GTGATAACCGCTGAAGAACTTGTGAAACAGGGAAGCGCCCTGCACGACCGATTCGGAACCGAACGCGCCGATGCCTTCGGCCAGGCGCTCCCAGCCCTGGTGGACGACCTCACCAGAGGCTGGAGAGTTCAAATCGAGTCGTTGTATTCCTCTGGCGCGACCTCGATCGCACTAGCGGTCAGCTCGCAGGAGCACGGCCTCGCCGTCCTCAAACTCAGCCCGGACACGGAATTCCTGGCGCGACAGGTCACTATGCTGCGCCACCTCGCTGACACTGGGCGAGTTCCACAGATCTTTGCCCACGACCCGAGCGCCGGTGGGGTGCTGATGGAGCGCATCATCCCGGGGGACGAAGTCGGCTCGACTCAACCCCGCCCCACTTTGGAGGACTGGGCGAGCCTGCTGCGCGACCTACACGGCGCGCCCACGGCCGGGGTCACCGACACCCTTCGGGCCCGCTGCGAAGACATGATCGAACGCATCTCAGACCGACAGCGCAAGCCATCGGTGCGCGACCACGTGCCCGACAAGCTTTGGAACCGCATTGTCGAGGCATGTCGGGAATTGCTGCGAACCGACCGCGAAAAGGTCGTGATCCACGGAGATCTACATCTGGGTAACGTTCTGCATGGTGGGAAGCGAGGACTGGTCGCGATCGACCCGAAAATGTGCGTCGGTGACCGATGCTTCGACATGGTCGATTTCGTGGCCGCCGAAGGCGGCCCCACCGAAATGACAGCCCGCGCGCACCGCCTAGCCCAGCTGACGGAGATCGACCCGGCCCGGTTGCTGCGCTGGAGCCACGTCAATGCCGTCGTGACAGCAATATCGAGCCTGACCTGGCGTGCCCCTAGCCGCCGGACTGAAGACCTACTGGCCTTCGCCCGCGCTGGACTCGCGGACTGA
- a CDS encoding VOC family protein gives MKINHQVVVFDAANLAEESAFWAGVLGGTVDAEDDWHMVLVEGKARVGVQLARDHLPPQWPDGERKQQVHLDLWVEDFEAAHAQVMSLGATLLQEAADSPEPDRFQVYADPAGHPFCLCWIARSPLGS, from the coding sequence ATGAAGATCAATCACCAAGTTGTGGTATTCGACGCTGCTAATCTCGCCGAGGAGAGTGCGTTTTGGGCTGGCGTGCTGGGCGGCACTGTCGATGCCGAGGATGACTGGCATATGGTGCTCGTCGAGGGCAAGGCGCGCGTGGGCGTGCAGTTGGCGAGGGATCACTTGCCTCCCCAGTGGCCCGATGGGGAACGCAAACAGCAAGTGCATCTGGATTTGTGGGTGGAGGATTTTGAGGCCGCGCACGCGCAGGTGATGTCGTTGGGTGCGACGTTGTTGCAGGAGGCCGCCGATAGCCCCGAGCCCGACAGGTTTCAGGTGTATGCCGATCCAGCCGGGCACCCGTTTTGTCTGTGTTGGATCGCGCGGTCTCCGCTGGGGAGCTAG
- a CDS encoding DinB family protein, with product MSTIDEQGRPEPPPNADERATLLGFLDFQRATFAWKTQGLDSSGLSVSVGDSSMTLGGMLKYLAWVEQYWFAYFLHDRTPEAPWKDVDWEADRDWDWNSAAEDSPDQLYALWNEAVARSGQLVDEALADGGVSTMSAKAWPDGTQISLRWMLCHMIEEDARHNGHADLIRETIDGLTGE from the coding sequence ATGAGCACTATCGATGAACAAGGTCGGCCTGAGCCGCCTCCGAATGCTGATGAGCGGGCCACTTTGCTCGGTTTCCTCGACTTCCAGCGCGCCACTTTCGCCTGGAAGACTCAGGGGCTGGACTCATCTGGCTTGAGTGTCTCGGTCGGGGATTCGTCCATGACCCTTGGGGGAATGCTGAAGTACCTGGCCTGGGTGGAGCAGTATTGGTTTGCGTACTTTCTCCACGACCGTACCCCAGAAGCTCCTTGGAAAGATGTGGATTGGGAGGCCGATCGCGACTGGGATTGGAATTCCGCGGCTGAGGACTCGCCCGATCAGCTGTATGCGCTGTGGAATGAGGCGGTCGCACGCTCGGGCCAACTGGTGGATGAGGCCCTTGCCGATGGCGGGGTGTCAACCATGTCCGCCAAGGCGTGGCCGGATGGGACCCAGATTAGCTTGCGCTGGATGTTGTGCCACATGATCGAGGAAGACGCGCGGCATAACGGCCATGCTGATCTCATCCGCGAGACCATCGATGGGTTGACCGGGGAGTAG
- a CDS encoding ArsR/SmtB family transcription factor — protein MVVDELTDEVVDELFHALADATRRDILRRCLAGEMSVSGLAAQYPMSFAAVQKHVVVLERAGLVTKERHGREQRVRTDPEALRKAKLALDQLEATWRGRIDRMSALLAEDSGHNPPKGTKS, from the coding sequence ATGGTTGTAGATGAATTGACCGACGAGGTCGTTGACGAGCTTTTCCACGCGCTAGCCGATGCCACCCGGCGTGACATCCTGCGCCGCTGCCTCGCCGGAGAGATGTCGGTGTCAGGACTGGCCGCGCAATATCCGATGAGTTTCGCCGCCGTACAAAAACACGTGGTCGTGCTCGAACGCGCCGGCCTGGTCACCAAGGAACGACATGGACGGGAGCAACGGGTGCGCACCGACCCCGAGGCCCTGCGCAAAGCCAAACTGGCCCTCGATCAGCTGGAGGCGACATGGCGCGGTCGCATCGACCGCATGTCGGCCCTCCTGGCTGAGGACTCAGGCCACAATCCACCGAAAGGGACGAAATCATGA
- a CDS encoding SRPBCC family protein yields the protein MTVTSVEKDLDSCTLTVTAEFTAPIEKVWELWANPRKLEKWWGPPTYPATVTEHDFSPGGDVAYHMTGPEGDKIPGRWRITEVDRPTSLEFVDSFADQEGQEVESLPQSATRVNFEEHNGVTYMQMVSSYDTREQLEQIVAMGAMEGIKQAMGQMDALLDE from the coding sequence ATGACTGTGACCAGTGTCGAGAAAGATCTCGACTCCTGCACGTTGACGGTGACCGCCGAGTTCACCGCTCCGATTGAAAAAGTCTGGGAGCTGTGGGCCAACCCGCGCAAACTGGAGAAATGGTGGGGACCGCCGACCTATCCGGCGACGGTCACCGAGCACGATTTCTCCCCTGGCGGCGATGTCGCCTACCATATGACCGGCCCCGAGGGAGATAAAATCCCTGGCCGTTGGCGCATCACCGAGGTTGACCGGCCGACCTCGCTGGAGTTCGTCGACAGCTTCGCGGACCAAGAAGGCCAGGAGGTCGAATCCCTTCCCCAATCAGCGACCCGGGTGAACTTCGAAGAACACAACGGCGTCACGTACATGCAGATGGTCTCCTCGTACGACACCCGCGAGCAGCTGGAGCAAATCGTCGCCATGGGGGCGATGGAGGGCATTAAACAAGCGATGGGCCAAATGGACGCCCTCTTGGACGAATAG
- a CDS encoding dihydrofolate reductase family protein encodes MRTFKLQTQVSADGYMAGPNGEMDWVSHPWSSDLSSYVDALTKPVDCIVLGRKLAEGFIPHWASQPEGEQQSTIDKFNTTPKVVISDSLTESPWENATVKGGDLVETINQLKDQPGGDIIAYGGGTLVSALLAANLVDDIHLFVNPTAIGKGMPVFTPQGYQQLELVTATSFACGMAVVNYRPRP; translated from the coding sequence ATGCGCACTTTCAAACTGCAAACCCAGGTCAGCGCCGACGGATACATGGCCGGTCCCAACGGCGAAATGGACTGGGTCTCGCACCCGTGGTCAAGCGACCTTAGTTCCTATGTCGACGCTTTGACCAAGCCCGTCGATTGCATTGTCTTGGGCCGTAAGCTCGCCGAGGGGTTCATTCCCCATTGGGCTTCGCAGCCGGAAGGCGAGCAACAGTCCACTATCGACAAATTCAATACGACGCCCAAGGTTGTCATTTCCGATAGCTTGACCGAATCGCCCTGGGAAAACGCCACGGTCAAGGGCGGGGACCTGGTGGAGACGATCAATCAGCTCAAGGACCAGCCCGGAGGCGACATCATCGCCTATGGAGGGGGAACGCTCGTCTCGGCGCTGCTGGCGGCGAACCTGGTTGACGACATTCACCTCTTCGTCAACCCGACGGCCATCGGCAAAGGCATGCCCGTGTTCACACCGCAGGGATATCAGCAGCTCGAACTGGTTACCGCCACCTCATTTGCCTGCGGTATGGCGGTGGTGAACTATCGTCCGCGACCGTGA
- a CDS encoding DUF4180 domain-containing protein, whose protein sequence is MSVIEIHGFTVEYLEPTGEPITAGGAIIDLIGNASFSGVDVIAIPVSRLHQDFFDLSTRTAGEIMLKGANYGVALAVLGDIEPWRHGSAAFDDFVRESNRGTNMWFQTNREEFEARLATRPARR, encoded by the coding sequence ATGTCTGTCATTGAAATCCACGGGTTCACCGTGGAGTATCTCGAGCCCACCGGGGAGCCGATCACAGCTGGAGGAGCCATCATCGACCTGATCGGCAATGCCTCGTTCAGTGGGGTGGACGTGATCGCGATACCTGTTTCCCGCCTCCACCAGGATTTTTTCGACCTCTCGACACGGACGGCCGGTGAGATCATGCTCAAGGGGGCCAATTACGGCGTAGCCCTGGCCGTGCTGGGCGATATCGAACCATGGCGACACGGCAGCGCGGCCTTCGACGACTTCGTACGCGAATCCAATCGCGGCACCAACATGTGGTTCCAGACCAACCGGGAAGAATTCGAAGCGCGCCTGGCCACCCGCCCAGCGCGACGCTAA
- a CDS encoding HdeD family acid-resistance protein, translating into MDTVLTVKWRLIVARGLLAVVIGLLLIAWPDLSLVTAIVLFGSYALADGLITIFISFTRRSEDRWIPLVLGWVGILIAVFILAWPDKTTALLLWTAAAWALTSGIGYMVLAYRSKGEGASMSLFGAIGLITVVLALLLAVRPDAPFATVATTFGVFAVAWGVLSVVLGVRLRDIVAQLRRGEVSHPEQMP; encoded by the coding sequence ATGGACACCGTACTGACCGTCAAATGGCGACTCATCGTCGCCCGGGGCCTGCTGGCAGTAGTCATTGGTTTGCTTCTGATCGCATGGCCCGACCTCTCACTCGTCACCGCGATCGTCCTGTTCGGGAGCTATGCGCTGGCCGATGGGCTCATCACCATCTTCATCAGTTTTACGCGCCGCAGCGAGGATCGTTGGATTCCGCTGGTCCTAGGTTGGGTTGGAATCCTGATCGCGGTCTTCATCCTCGCGTGGCCGGACAAAACGACTGCACTACTGTTGTGGACGGCTGCGGCGTGGGCCCTCACCTCCGGTATCGGATACATGGTGCTGGCCTATCGATCTAAGGGCGAGGGCGCCTCAATGAGTTTGTTCGGCGCGATCGGTCTCATCACAGTGGTCTTGGCGTTGTTGTTGGCCGTACGCCCCGATGCTCCATTCGCGACGGTGGCGACGACCTTCGGTGTCTTCGCGGTGGCATGGGGAGTGCTGAGCGTCGTTCTCGGCGTTCGGTTGCGAGACATTGTCGCTCAGCTGCGGCGAGGCGAGGTATCACATCCAGAGCAGATGCCCTGA
- a CDS encoding S66 peptidase family protein, whose amino-acid sequence MTSLRRPRRLVAGDRVAIISPSGPFPPDKLQAGLDVMRSWGLEPVLLDHTLDTHPQFSYLAGTDADRGRDFQAAWSDPTFAAVISARGGYGTQRMLEHVDWQALRQLEPKAYVGFSDATPLHEAINVRLGVATIHGPMPAWTVFIEDGETQEHLRQTLFEPESVQKIAPTTARTLVPGRATGVTFGGCVSLLSSGIGTPETRARAEGGILIIEDLEEEDYRLDRILTQLRRTGWLDNLAGVVAGSWTDCRPSYEQIRAVLIDRLGDYNVPIVEEFRFGHCRPSWTIPLGVSATLDADAGTLVLDVPALT is encoded by the coding sequence ATGACTTCCTTGAGACGACCGCGCCGCCTCGTAGCCGGCGACCGGGTGGCGATCATCAGCCCCAGCGGCCCGTTCCCGCCCGACAAACTCCAGGCGGGTCTGGACGTCATGCGCTCCTGGGGACTTGAGCCAGTCCTGTTGGACCACACACTCGACACTCACCCTCAGTTCTCCTATCTGGCCGGGACCGACGCCGACCGAGGCCGAGACTTTCAAGCCGCCTGGAGCGACCCCACCTTCGCGGCGGTCATTTCCGCCCGCGGAGGCTATGGCACTCAACGGATGCTCGAACACGTTGACTGGCAGGCGTTGCGACAGCTCGAGCCGAAGGCATATGTGGGGTTCAGCGACGCCACCCCATTGCACGAGGCGATCAACGTACGGCTAGGAGTCGCCACGATTCACGGCCCCATGCCCGCCTGGACAGTGTTTATCGAAGACGGCGAAACCCAAGAACACCTACGCCAGACCTTGTTCGAACCCGAAAGCGTCCAGAAAATCGCCCCAACCACCGCCCGCACCTTGGTGCCGGGACGGGCCACAGGCGTAACTTTCGGTGGCTGCGTCAGCCTGTTGTCCTCCGGCATCGGAACGCCCGAAACCCGCGCTCGCGCCGAGGGCGGCATCCTCATCATCGAAGACCTGGAAGAGGAAGACTATCGGCTCGACCGCATCCTCACCCAATTGCGGCGCACTGGCTGGCTTGACAACCTCGCGGGCGTCGTCGCGGGTTCGTGGACGGACTGTCGTCCCTCTTACGAGCAGATCCGCGCGGTCCTGATCGACCGCCTCGGTGACTACAACGTGCCCATAGTGGAGGAATTTCGCTTTGGGCACTGCCGCCCCTCCTGGACCATCCCCCTAGGCGTTTCCGCCACCCTCGACGCCGACGCGGGAACCCTCGTCTTGGACGTTCCAGCCCTGACCTGA